A window of the Cicer arietinum cultivar CDC Frontier isolate Library 1 chromosome 6, Cicar.CDCFrontier_v2.0, whole genome shotgun sequence genome harbors these coding sequences:
- the LOC101504947 gene encoding dirigent protein 22-like gives MDAYKIFFFLLISCYTIAIVAAQDVTGFVNSIDPNFFKKRQNASHFRFYWQDIVGGDNATSFDIISSIPKYNGTSFFGLVKIIDNPLTLGPQLSSKLVGRAQGIYASTSTTELNFLMIMNFALFEGKYNGSTITILGRNVANNKVREMPIIGGSGVFRFAKGFAEASTYSFDPNTGDATIEYNVYVSHN, from the coding sequence atGGATGCTTATAaaatcttcttcttccttcttatTTCTTGTTACACAATCGCAATCGTTGCGGCGCAAGACGTGACCGGTTTCGTGAACTCAATagatcctaatttttttaaaaagagacAAAATGCTAGCCACTTTAGGTTTTATTGGCAAGACATAGTGGGAGGAGACAATGCTACTTCATTTGATATCATTTCATCAATTCCTAAATATAATGGAACTAGTTTCTTTGGTTTGGTGAAAATCATAGACAACCCTTTAACCTTAGGACCTCAATTAAGCTCAAAATTGGTGGGAAGGGCTCAAGGGATATATGCATCAACCTCAACAACCGAGCTTAATTTTCTTATGATTATGAATTTTGCCTTATTTGAAGGGAAATATAATGGAAGCACAATTACTATATTGGGAAGAAATGTTGCTAATAATAAGGTTAGAGAAATGCCCATAATTGGTGGAAGTGGTGTTTTTAGGTTTGCTAAGGGATTTGCTGAAGCTAGCACTTACTCTTTTGATCCCAATACAGGGGATGCTACAATTGAGTACAATGTTTATGTTTCTCATAATTGA